One window of the Rhizobiaceae bacterium genome contains the following:
- a CDS encoding ABC transporter permease — protein sequence MTAPLSKTIFLWTVVVCVLVILSAPTVVVLGASFTAGNIIAFPPEGLSLQWYSKIAGARDLWSAFLRSLYVATVCTIIAVPVGTLAGIALAKYAVRFEKTIQIYLLLPFTIPLIGSGIGLMLIFGEARLLGQLWPVGVACCVINLPFMIWAVMASASGLDSDLELAAANCGAPPLSTFLHVTLPAVVPGVISGALLMFILALNEFLVSLLLVDARIVTLPVQIYNSIRSIITPDLAAISVVFIASAAIAVLLLDRLVGLEIFLKSK from the coding sequence ATGACCGCGCCGCTCTCCAAGACCATTTTCCTCTGGACGGTCGTCGTCTGCGTGCTGGTCATCCTGTCCGCGCCGACCGTCGTCGTGCTCGGCGCCTCCTTCACCGCCGGCAACATCATCGCCTTCCCGCCGGAAGGGCTTTCCCTGCAATGGTATTCCAAGATCGCCGGCGCGCGCGACCTCTGGAGCGCCTTTCTGCGCTCGCTCTATGTCGCCACGGTCTGCACGATCATCGCCGTCCCGGTCGGCACGCTCGCCGGCATCGCGCTGGCGAAATATGCGGTGCGCTTCGAGAAGACGATCCAGATCTACCTGCTTCTGCCCTTCACCATTCCGCTGATCGGCTCGGGTATCGGCCTGATGCTGATCTTCGGCGAGGCGCGGCTTCTCGGCCAGCTCTGGCCGGTCGGCGTCGCCTGCTGCGTCATCAACCTGCCTTTCATGATCTGGGCTGTCATGGCGAGCGCGTCCGGCCTTGATTCCGATCTCGAACTCGCCGCCGCCAATTGCGGCGCGCCGCCGCTCTCGACCTTCCTGCATGTGACGCTGCCGGCGGTGGTGCCCGGCGTCATCAGCGGCGCGCTTTTGATGTTCATCCTCGCGCTGAACGAGTTCCTGGTCAGCCTGTTGCTGGTCGATGCGCGCATCGTCACCCTGCCGGTCCAGATCTACAATTCGATCCGCTCCATCATCACGCCCGACCTCGCGGCCATCTCGGTGGTCTTCATCGCAAGCGCGGCCATCGCCGTGCTGCTGCTCGACCGGCTGGTCGGCCTCGAAATTTTTCTCAAGTCGAAGTGA
- a CDS encoding PotD/PotF family extracellular solute-binding protein, translating to MSEAKFPSIIMRRRSFLQGAAAIGGAAGLSTLGMSRAFAQEPAKPAEIIVRAWGGSWVDSLKAGVSDTFTAKTGIAVRHDLTEDNEIQPKVWAAVAQGRVPPIHINWDTTTNATKSALRGVTEDLSDLSNLKDTTDLAKPVGLDGYPIVNTYGYVYVLAYRPEAFPNGAPTSWKDLLDPKYKGRLAFYNDGIGFHFPAQVAGGGKLEDIPGNMQPAWDFIAKMKEQQPLLGEDPDFTTWFQKGEIDAACTISTNAREAKKNGIDIKWVVPEEGCKFDTDGLWIPKGLPENELYWAKEYINHALTREAQQVWLDGLGLPGVVPGVNPPADLVGDPSYPTKEEDFKHLIRISSKVQVENESEWFSKFKSIMQG from the coding sequence GCAGGGCGCGGCCGCCATTGGCGGCGCAGCCGGCCTGTCGACGCTCGGCATGTCCCGCGCCTTCGCGCAGGAGCCTGCCAAACCCGCCGAGATCATCGTGCGCGCCTGGGGCGGCAGCTGGGTGGACAGCCTGAAGGCCGGTGTGTCGGATACGTTCACTGCCAAGACCGGCATCGCGGTGCGTCACGACCTGACCGAGGACAACGAGATCCAGCCCAAGGTGTGGGCCGCCGTGGCGCAGGGCCGCGTGCCGCCGATCCACATCAACTGGGACACCACGACCAACGCCACCAAGTCGGCGCTGCGCGGCGTCACCGAGGACCTGTCGGACCTGTCGAACCTCAAGGACACCACCGATCTCGCCAAGCCGGTCGGGCTCGACGGCTATCCGATCGTCAACACCTACGGTTACGTCTACGTGTTGGCCTATCGCCCGGAGGCGTTCCCGAACGGTGCGCCGACATCGTGGAAGGATCTGCTCGATCCGAAATACAAGGGGCGGCTCGCCTTCTACAATGACGGCATCGGCTTCCACTTCCCGGCGCAGGTGGCCGGCGGCGGCAAGCTTGAGGACATTCCGGGCAACATGCAGCCGGCCTGGGATTTCATCGCCAAGATGAAGGAGCAGCAGCCGCTGCTCGGCGAGGACCCGGATTTCACCACCTGGTTCCAGAAGGGCGAGATCGACGCCGCCTGCACCATTTCGACCAACGCCCGCGAAGCCAAGAAGAACGGCATCGACATCAAGTGGGTGGTGCCGGAAGAGGGCTGCAAGTTCGACACGGACGGCCTCTGGATTCCGAAGGGTTTGCCGGAAAACGAGCTCTACTGGGCCAAGGAATACATCAATCACGCCCTGACCAGGGAGGCCCAGCAGGTCTGGCTCGACGGTCTTGGCCTTCCGGGCGTCGTGCCGGGCGTCAACCCGCCGGCCGATCTCGTCGGCGATCCCTCCTATCCGACCAAGGAAGAGGACTTCAAGCACCTGATCCGCATCTCCTCGAAGGTGCAGGTGGAGAACGAGAGCGAGTGGTTCTCGAAGTTCAAGTCGATCATGCAGGGGTGA
- the hutC gene encoding histidine utilization repressor: protein MSGADRQNGRPAPLPSSAGPLYEKVKDYVLDNISSGKWDRERKLPSENELVASLGVSRMTVNRALRELTSEGHLLRIQGVGTFVAPPRPQSTLIEINNIATEIRGRGSRYAARVIVLETITPSAELVAAFEFAGIQPVGHSIIVHHENDVPVQLEERFVNSTLVPDYDKQDFEAVTTYDYLQKSTPLTEIEHVISAVAVDPQTAGLLHLDPGEPCLHLYRRTWTGSAVATVNRLIYAGSRYSLGSRYAPATTG, encoded by the coding sequence ATGAGCGGCGCGGACCGCCAGAACGGCCGGCCCGCTCCGCTGCCCAGCTCGGCCGGGCCGCTCTACGAGAAGGTCAAGGATTACGTCCTCGACAATATCAGCAGCGGCAAATGGGACCGTGAGCGCAAGCTTCCCTCGGAGAACGAACTCGTCGCCTCCCTCGGTGTGTCCCGCATGACCGTGAACCGCGCCTTGCGGGAACTGACGTCGGAGGGGCACCTGTTGCGAATCCAGGGCGTCGGCACCTTCGTCGCCCCGCCGCGCCCGCAATCGACGCTGATCGAGATCAACAACATCGCGACCGAGATCAGGGGGCGCGGCTCGCGCTATGCCGCCCGCGTCATCGTGCTGGAAACGATCACGCCGTCCGCCGAGCTCGTCGCCGCCTTCGAGTTCGCCGGCATCCAGCCGGTCGGCCATTCGATCATCGTGCATCACGAGAACGACGTGCCGGTGCAGCTGGAGGAACGTTTCGTCAATTCCACGCTGGTCCCCGACTACGACAAGCAGGACTTCGAGGCGGTCACCACCTATGACTATCTGCAGAAGAGCACGCCGTTGACCGAGATCGAGCATGTCATCTCGGCCGTCGCCGTGGACCCGCAGACGGCAGGCCTGCTGCATCTCGATCCCGGCGAGCCCTGCCTCCATCTCTATCGCCGCACCTGGACCGGCAGCGCGGTGGCGACCGTGAACCGCCTCATCTACGCCGGCAGCCGCTATTCGCTCGGCAGCCGCTACGCGCCGGCTACCACCGGTTGA
- a CDS encoding ABC transporter permease, with product MRTSRTAYPLSWRVMDAAEAVAAALWPARFGPAIPYLLLAPAILLVGLLVLGLVQIGDSSLRTLDTSTFLQSDYWTLANYRKALTESLFRTVATRSLIGALIVTAVTLMLAFPYAYLMVRTPSAVLRKVLLIALFLPFFIGQVVRAYGWLIILGNQGMVNEALGLVGVPPMRLLYNYSAVLFGLVQYMLPFAVLMLAPAMTAIPEELESAAQSLGANWIRTFRHVVLPLARPGLVGAGLVVLTLSLTDFAMPAILGGGSQDFIANAIYDQFFRTSDQGLGSTLALLLVAVGSLLVGIVFTLFGAGTLAMGRARR from the coding sequence ATGCGCACATCCCGAACCGCCTATCCACTGAGCTGGCGCGTCATGGATGCGGCCGAAGCGGTCGCGGCCGCGCTGTGGCCGGCGCGGTTCGGGCCGGCCATTCCGTATCTGCTGCTTGCGCCGGCCATCCTGCTCGTCGGCCTGCTCGTGCTGGGGCTGGTCCAGATCGGCGATTCGAGCCTGCGGACGCTGGATACCTCCACCTTCCTGCAGTCGGATTACTGGACGCTCGCCAACTACCGGAAGGCGCTGACGGAATCGCTCTTCCGCACCGTCGCAACGCGCAGCCTGATCGGAGCGCTGATCGTGACGGCCGTGACGCTGATGCTGGCCTTCCCTTATGCCTATCTGATGGTCCGCACGCCGTCCGCCGTGCTGCGCAAGGTGCTGCTCATCGCGCTGTTCCTGCCCTTCTTCATTGGCCAGGTGGTGCGCGCCTATGGCTGGCTCATCATCCTCGGCAATCAGGGCATGGTGAACGAGGCGCTCGGCCTCGTCGGCGTGCCGCCCATGCGGCTTCTCTACAACTACTCGGCTGTGCTGTTCGGCCTCGTGCAATACATGCTGCCCTTCGCCGTGCTGATGCTGGCGCCGGCCATGACCGCCATTCCCGAAGAGCTGGAATCGGCCGCGCAATCGCTCGGCGCGAACTGGATCCGCACCTTCCGCCATGTCGTGCTGCCGCTGGCCCGTCCGGGCCTCGTCGGCGCGGGGCTGGTGGTGCTGACGCTGTCGCTCACCGATTTCGCGATGCCGGCCATCCTCGGCGGCGGCTCGCAGGATTTCATCGCCAACGCCATATACGACCAGTTCTTCCGAACCTCGGATCAGGGCCTCGGCTCGACGCTCGCTTTGCTGCTCGTCGCTGTCGGCTCGCTGCTCGTCGGCATCGTCTTCACGCTGTTCGGCGCCGGCACGCTGGCGATGGGGAGGGCGCGCCGATGA
- a CDS encoding alcohol dehydrogenase catalytic domain-containing protein, which translates to MKAARLYAVGDLRVEDIDPPGPPVPGWVGLSVTAAGICGSDLHNFRTGQWISRSPSVAGHEFAGIVTEIGDGVEGFAVGDAVVADSRFWCGECANCRADRPNICEKLGFVGEVCDGGFAERTVLPARLLVRHEPSLDPAIAAMAEPLAVALHAVRKLAAPAGEPILVVGCGPIGGLAALLLSHRHDGPLLVADRNAARASLVADVSGASSVDLGPDCVAAVLGGRPLRYALDATGAGAVVKAALGLMAGGSLLALVGISHAPLDLDLNILVEREISLVGCHAFIDELPEAVAMLPGLAPQLQRLIEAEIAIDDIPAAYARLLDGKAEGLKTIIRVPRPAS; encoded by the coding sequence ATGAAGGCGGCGAGGCTCTACGCGGTGGGTGATCTCAGGGTCGAGGACATCGATCCGCCCGGCCCGCCCGTGCCCGGCTGGGTCGGCCTCAGCGTCACCGCCGCTGGCATCTGCGGTTCCGACCTGCACAATTTCCGCACCGGCCAGTGGATCAGCCGTTCGCCCTCCGTCGCCGGGCATGAATTCGCGGGTATCGTCACGGAGATCGGCGACGGCGTGGAAGGCTTCGCCGTCGGCGACGCGGTGGTGGCGGATTCGCGCTTCTGGTGCGGCGAATGCGCCAATTGCCGTGCGGACCGGCCGAACATCTGCGAAAAGCTCGGCTTCGTCGGCGAGGTCTGCGACGGCGGCTTTGCCGAGCGCACCGTGCTGCCGGCGCGGCTGCTCGTCAGGCACGAGCCGTCGCTCGATCCCGCCATCGCCGCGATGGCAGAACCTCTGGCGGTCGCGCTCCACGCTGTCCGCAAGCTCGCAGCACCGGCCGGCGAGCCGATCCTCGTCGTCGGATGCGGGCCGATCGGCGGCCTGGCGGCGCTGCTTCTGTCGCACCGGCATGACGGCCCGCTTTTGGTGGCGGACCGCAACGCCGCCCGCGCGTCTCTTGTCGCGGACGTTTCGGGTGCATCGAGCGTCGATCTCGGCCCGGATTGCGTCGCGGCTGTGCTCGGCGGCAGGCCGCTGCGCTACGCCCTCGATGCGACCGGCGCGGGAGCCGTGGTCAAGGCCGCTCTCGGCCTGATGGCCGGCGGCAGCTTGCTGGCGTTGGTCGGCATCAGCCATGCCCCGCTCGATCTCGATCTCAACATCCTTGTCGAGCGCGAGATTTCGCTCGTCGGCTGCCACGCCTTCATCGATGAGCTGCCGGAAGCGGTCGCCATGCTGCCCGGCCTCGCGCCGCAACTGCAAAGGCTGATCGAAGCCGAAATCGCCATCGACGACATACCCGCCGCCTATGCCCGCCTTCTCGACGGAAAGGCGGAGGGTCTCAAGACCATCATACGCGTCCCGAGGCCGGCTTCATGA
- the hisD gene encoding histidinol dehydrogenase, with the protein MSEVSFHELAKLDDAARAALLRRSETDLSSFTEKVVPIVEAVRNEGDAALLRFGRDLDRADLKEGSLKATEAEFDRAFDLVDREVVEAIRFGIENIRHFHEEQKPEAMWLKEMRPGAFAGDRFTPIKSVALYIPRGKGAFPSVTMMTAVPAVVAGVPDLAILTPPAPDGSVDAATLVAARIAGVETVYKVGGAQAVAAAAYGTETVKKALKIVGPGSPWVVAAKRLLAGVIDPGLPAGPSEAVIFADDTVKGGLAALDLLIEAEHGPDSSAYLVTHSRRVAGEALAALPEHWSRMTEQRVAFSRAVLTGSYGGIVLTGSVEESYAFVNDYAPEHLEILSTDPFAHLGRITEAAEILLGPHTPVSIANFGLGPNAVLPTSRWARTWGPLSVTDFVKRASIGYVTQSAYPEFAKHAWTLARYEGFSSHEHAVSDVRKAWL; encoded by the coding sequence ATGTCTGAAGTCTCCTTCCACGAACTCGCGAAACTCGATGATGCGGCCCGCGCGGCGCTCCTGCGCCGTTCCGAGACGGATCTGTCGTCCTTCACGGAAAAGGTTGTTCCGATCGTCGAGGCGGTGCGCAACGAGGGTGATGCCGCGCTGCTGCGTTTCGGCCGCGATCTCGACAGGGCCGACCTGAAGGAAGGCAGCCTGAAGGCGACCGAAGCAGAGTTCGACCGCGCCTTCGATCTGGTCGACAGGGAGGTAGTGGAGGCGATCCGCTTCGGCATCGAGAACATCCGCCATTTCCACGAGGAGCAGAAGCCGGAAGCCATGTGGCTGAAGGAGATGCGCCCCGGCGCCTTCGCCGGCGACCGCTTCACGCCGATAAAATCGGTGGCGCTGTACATCCCGCGCGGCAAGGGCGCGTTTCCGTCCGTGACCATGATGACCGCCGTGCCGGCCGTCGTCGCGGGCGTGCCGGACCTTGCCATCCTGACCCCGCCGGCGCCGGACGGCTCGGTCGATGCGGCGACGCTGGTGGCGGCCCGCATCGCCGGTGTCGAGACGGTCTACAAGGTCGGTGGCGCGCAGGCCGTCGCGGCTGCCGCCTACGGCACGGAAACGGTGAAGAAGGCGCTGAAGATCGTCGGCCCCGGCAGCCCGTGGGTCGTCGCGGCCAAGCGGCTGCTTGCCGGCGTCATCGATCCCGGCCTGCCCGCCGGCCCGTCGGAGGCCGTCATCTTCGCCGACGACACGGTGAAGGGCGGGCTGGCCGCGCTCGATCTCCTGATCGAGGCCGAGCATGGGCCGGATTCCTCCGCCTATCTCGTCACCCACAGCCGCCGCGTCGCCGGGGAGGCGCTGGCCGCCCTGCCGGAGCACTGGTCGCGCATGACCGAGCAGCGCGTCGCCTTCTCGCGCGCCGTGCTGACCGGCAGCTATGGCGGCATCGTGCTGACGGGTTCGGTTGAAGAGAGCTATGCCTTCGTCAACGATTACGCGCCGGAGCATCTGGAAATCCTCTCCACCGATCCGTTCGCGCATCTCGGTCGCATCACCGAGGCGGCCGAGATCCTGCTCGGGCCGCACACGCCGGTGTCGATCGCCAATTTCGGCCTTGGTCCGAACGCCGTCCTGCCGACCAGCCGCTGGGCGCGCACCTGGGGGCCGCTTTCGGTAACGGATTTCGTCAAGCGCGCCTCCATCGGCTACGTGACGCAATCGGCCTATCCGGAATTCGCGAAGCATGCCTGGACGCTGGCGCGCTACGAGGGCTTTTCCTCGCACGAACATGCCGTATCCGACGTGCGCAAGGCCTGGCTCTGA
- a CDS encoding 4'-phosphopantetheinyl transferase superfamily protein, which translates to MEPRSNADSVSVWIVRHPSGLPDDEDGLSADEAARARRFALPGRRDAFIATRRALRRILAARTGGKAKELEFVYSAEGKPSQRGRPATAFSISHAIDLSLVAVGRDLEIGIDVEVAHQKVDFLDLAVRFFPAAEAAAIAAAPHDDGLAAFLTAWTRKEAIAKAAGDGIAEALGTPVPMSCPESVPIPHRSHDGITRDWFLRTVDIGKDHITALALSRPVERVEVLEFIP; encoded by the coding sequence ATGGAACCTCGGTCCAATGCTGACAGCGTCTCCGTCTGGATCGTTCGCCATCCATCGGGGTTGCCGGACGATGAGGATGGGCTGTCGGCAGACGAGGCGGCGCGGGCGCGCCGGTTTGCACTGCCGGGCCGGCGCGATGCTTTCATCGCGACACGGCGCGCGCTGAGGCGCATCCTTGCGGCACGCACGGGCGGCAAGGCCAAAGAACTGGAGTTCGTGTATTCAGCCGAAGGCAAGCCGTCGCAGAGAGGCCGTCCGGCAACGGCCTTCAGCATCTCGCACGCCATCGATCTGTCGCTGGTCGCGGTTGGTCGCGATCTCGAAATCGGGATCGATGTCGAGGTCGCCCATCAGAAGGTGGATTTCCTCGACCTTGCGGTGCGCTTCTTTCCCGCCGCCGAGGCGGCGGCGATCGCGGCGGCACCGCATGACGATGGACTGGCCGCATTCCTCACGGCATGGACGCGGAAGGAAGCGATAGCGAAAGCCGCCGGCGACGGCATCGCGGAGGCGCTGGGGACGCCGGTGCCGATGTCATGCCCGGAAAGCGTGCCGATTCCGCATCGAAGCCACGACGGCATTACCCGCGACTGGTTTCTCCGCACCGTCGATATCGGCAAAGATCATATAACGGCCCTGGCGCTGTCGCGCCCGGTCGAACGGGTCGAAGTGCTCGAATTCATCCCCTGA